The following are encoded together in the Macadamia integrifolia cultivar HAES 741 chromosome 10, SCU_Mint_v3, whole genome shotgun sequence genome:
- the LOC122090954 gene encoding probable calcium-binding protein CML36 produces MASTVKLVKSINPKSLFRSMSLPKKKSRSSLSRSDPSSFTSSSSSTHLKDVTGPGTPMKNISPKSLFRSMSLPKKKSRSSLSRSDPSSFTSSSSSESSSSSTHLKDVTGPGTPTSVLPSCPQQVVSGKWSDLSADMTFELVQSFKLIDKDGDGKITRHELEEMLTRLGLEPESEEELAMMLMDVDRDGDGCVSLEEFGALSSAFGPACGSELRDAFDFFDANRDGKISAEELLKGFLAIGDDRCTLEDCKRMIDGVDTDGDGFVCFEDFSRMMERQR; encoded by the coding sequence ATGGCTTCCACCGTGAAATTGGTGAAGAGTATTAATCCAAAGAGTCTCTTCCGGTCCATGTCCTTGCCAAAGAAGAAGAGTAGATCTTCTTTGTCCAGGTCAGACCCATCATCgttcacttcatcttcttcatcgaCTCATCTCAAAGACGTTACTGGTCCAGGTACACCCATGAAGAATATTAGCCCAAAGAGTCTCTTCCGGTCCATGTCCTTGccgaagaagaagagtagatCTTCTTTGTCCAGGTCAGACCCATCATCgttcacttcatcttcttcctcggagtcttcttcttcatcgaCTCATCTCAAAGACGTTACTGGTCCAGGTACACCCACAAGCGTTCTCCCTTCTTGCCCACAGCAAGTTGTATCGGGTAAATGGTCCGATTTATCGGCCGATATGACCTTCGAGTTGGTTCAGTCGTTTAAGCTCATCGATAAAGATGGTGACGGGAAGATAACGAGGCACGAGCTTGAAGAGATGCTGACTCGGCTTGGGCTTGAGCCGGAGAGCGAGGAGGAGCTGGCTATGATGTTAATGGATGTGGATCGGGATGGGGATGGGTGTGTGTCTTTGGAGGAGTTTGGTGCCCTCAGCTCGGCTTTCGGTCCGGCTTGTGGCTCTGAGCTGCGTGATGCGTTTGATTTCTTTGACGCTAACCGTGACGGAAAGATCTCGGCGGAAGAGCTGTTGAAGGGTTTTTTGGCTATTGGAGACGACCGGTGCACGTTAGAGGATTGCAAGCGTATGATCGATGGGGTTGATACGGATGGGGATGGGTTCGTGTGCTTCGAGGATTTTTCGCGAATGATGGAACGGCAGAGATGA